One window of the Synechococcus sp. CC9311 genome contains the following:
- a CDS encoding bifunctional ADP-dependent NAD(P)H-hydrate dehydratase/NAD(P)H-hydrate epimerase: MVWPPLDTEHWLVSAEQMLALEQEWLGSGLPVAALMEAVGQAMADWCLQRRKRLEQGVLVLVGPGHNGGDGLVLARRLMHAGVEVRLWAPLPLRQTLTQEHWRHLEWLGATVLETQPDPRDSALWVEALFGLGQHRPLPEGLVLLFEERERVQPGRLISLDVPAGMHSNHGRMQAGGGAVASDTLCVGLVKRGLVQDAALANVGCVHRLDPGVPQLLIDRRKSSAVLRVMAKDLATLPVPQDAPTAMKYQRGRVLVLAGSDRYRGAAVLAANGVMASGVGSFNAALPEAVAELIWQWIPELVVSAALPATASRGLAWGPWLALADLSRFDALLLGPGIGALEAQWDAWAEPLVSFQGLLVLDADGLNALAASKQGWRWLCRREFPTWITPHRSEFARLFPDSSGKEPLESAQWAAAESGAVVLLKGAHSLIADPNGVVHQLVDTSVQAARTGLGDLLAGFAVGWGARCLACGEEPQGTALAAAALLHAEAARTSEDASSAREIAKTLAELTRRICGN, translated from the coding sequence TTGGTCTGGCCTCCTCTTGATACGGAGCACTGGCTCGTCAGTGCAGAGCAAATGCTGGCTCTGGAGCAGGAATGGCTGGGGAGTGGTTTGCCTGTTGCCGCTTTGATGGAGGCCGTCGGCCAGGCGATGGCTGATTGGTGTCTTCAGCGCCGGAAGCGGCTGGAGCAGGGCGTGTTGGTGTTAGTGGGACCGGGCCATAACGGTGGTGATGGGTTGGTGCTGGCAAGACGGCTGATGCATGCCGGAGTGGAGGTGAGGCTGTGGGCCCCTCTGCCGCTCCGGCAAACGCTTACCCAAGAGCATTGGCGTCATCTGGAGTGGCTTGGTGCAACTGTTCTGGAGACGCAGCCGGATCCGAGGGATTCAGCTCTGTGGGTGGAGGCACTGTTTGGATTGGGACAACATCGTCCTCTCCCTGAGGGTTTGGTGCTGTTGTTTGAAGAACGCGAGCGTGTTCAGCCCGGTCGGTTGATCAGTTTGGATGTCCCTGCGGGGATGCATTCCAATCACGGCCGGATGCAGGCCGGCGGTGGGGCGGTGGCCTCCGACACGTTGTGTGTGGGCCTGGTGAAACGCGGGTTGGTTCAGGACGCAGCTCTAGCCAATGTGGGATGTGTGCATCGCTTAGACCCTGGCGTTCCGCAACTGTTGATTGATCGACGGAAGTCATCGGCTGTGCTGCGGGTGATGGCAAAAGATCTGGCGACCCTGCCGGTTCCCCAAGATGCGCCAACTGCGATGAAATATCAGCGAGGCCGCGTCTTGGTGCTTGCAGGTAGCGATCGCTATCGCGGCGCAGCAGTCCTGGCGGCGAATGGGGTGATGGCGAGCGGGGTGGGAAGTTTCAACGCTGCGTTGCCAGAAGCCGTGGCTGAGCTCATCTGGCAGTGGATTCCTGAGTTGGTGGTGTCGGCCGCGTTACCAGCAACGGCTTCGAGAGGGTTGGCTTGGGGGCCATGGCTGGCGCTCGCAGATCTATCCCGTTTTGATGCGTTGTTGCTAGGCCCTGGTATTGGAGCGCTGGAAGCGCAGTGGGATGCCTGGGCAGAACCCTTGGTGTCGTTTCAAGGGCTACTCGTGCTGGATGCGGATGGGCTCAACGCCTTGGCCGCCTCAAAGCAAGGCTGGCGCTGGCTTTGCCGGCGTGAGTTCCCAACCTGGATCACCCCGCATCGCAGTGAATTCGCAAGGCTTTTCCCTGATTCCAGTGGTAAGGAACCGCTGGAGAGTGCGCAATGGGCAGCAGCAGAGAGCGGAGCGGTTGTGCTCCTGAAGGGTGCTCACTCCTTGATTGCCGATCCGAATGGTGTGGTCCATCAACTTGTTGATACGTCTGTGCAGGCGGCTCGCACGGGCCTGGGAGATCTGTTGGCTGGATTTGCCGTTGGCTGGGGGGCGCGTTGCCTGGCTTGTGGAGAGGAGCCGCAGGGAACAGCTCTTGCGGCCGCGGCTTTGTTGCATGCCGAGGCGGCAAGAACTAGTGAAGATGCCAGTAGTGCTAGGGAGATTGCCAAAACCCTTGCTGAGCTCACCCGTCGGATTTGCGGGAATTAA
- a CDS encoding RNA polymerase sigma factor, RpoD/SigA family has translation MVSSTARTSETQRRRSSDPISWYLATIGRIPLLTAAEEIELGNQVQKFMELTQDGSVSPDSEEFSSKDRRMIRVGQRAKQRMMKANLRLVVSVAKKYQGKGLELLDLIQEGSLGLERAVEKFDPTRGYKFSTYAFWWIRQSMTRAIACQSRTIRLPVHLSERLTTIRKVSLDLAHKLGAMPSRLEISEALDMPVEELDSLLRQALTTSSLDAPVNGEDGRSFLGDLIADSSAEEPLDKVEQRIHHEQLGRWLSHLSEQEQHVLTLRFGLNGNERHTLAQIGRLLDVSRERVRQVELKSLRKLRNLTRRMSPTF, from the coding sequence ATGGTTTCCTCAACAGCTCGGACCTCCGAGACTCAGAGACGCAGAAGCAGTGATCCGATTAGTTGGTATTTGGCGACGATTGGCCGAATACCACTGCTGACTGCTGCTGAAGAAATCGAGCTTGGCAATCAGGTCCAGAAGTTCATGGAGCTGACGCAGGATGGATCGGTCTCTCCTGACAGTGAGGAGTTCAGCTCCAAAGATCGCCGCATGATTCGCGTTGGCCAGCGAGCCAAGCAACGGATGATGAAAGCCAACCTTCGCCTTGTGGTGAGTGTCGCGAAAAAATATCAAGGCAAAGGCCTTGAGCTTCTCGATCTCATTCAAGAGGGTTCCCTTGGCTTGGAACGCGCCGTTGAGAAGTTTGATCCAACTCGCGGATACAAGTTTTCGACTTACGCCTTCTGGTGGATTCGTCAGAGCATGACCCGGGCAATTGCTTGTCAGTCACGCACCATTCGTCTGCCGGTGCACTTGAGCGAGCGTCTCACCACCATCCGCAAGGTGAGTCTGGATCTTGCACACAAGCTCGGTGCGATGCCCAGCCGTCTCGAGATTTCTGAAGCACTGGACATGCCTGTTGAGGAGCTCGATTCCTTGCTGCGCCAAGCTCTCACGACTAGCAGCCTTGATGCTCCTGTGAATGGAGAGGATGGACGTAGTTTCCTCGGCGATTTGATTGCCGATTCCTCAGCAGAGGAGCCTCTCGACAAGGTCGAGCAGCGCATTCACCACGAACAACTTGGTCGCTGGTTAAGTCATCTCAGTGAGCAGGAGCAACACGTGCTCACTCTGAGGTTTGGTCTCAATGGCAACGAGCGCCACACCCTTGCTCAAATTGGTCGTTTGCTCGATGTCTCGCGTGAACGCGTACGCCAGGTGGAATTGAAGTCGCTGCGCAAGCTGCGCAATCTCACTCGTCGGATGTCTCCAACGTTCTGA